A segment of the Calonectris borealis chromosome 2, bCalBor7.hap1.2, whole genome shotgun sequence genome:
CTGTCATTTAGGTCCTGGAATCTGTGCACAGAGGAATTTCTGGCTGTTGTTAATGGATGGAGGTCTATTAGAGTTGAAAACCCTGCTCGTTCAAAGCCTCTCCAAAACCAGTGTGGCAAAACAAGGAGATTTAACATCCTAactcaggaaaaaacaaattgtACATTGGCAGTGGATAAAAGattctccttttattttaaaacctctgtAAAATCAGAGCAATGGGTTAATTCCAGCATTCAGCCAATTTAATTAGCGATCTCAGAGTAATCGTGGTAATAAGCCAAGTCGGCAAAGATGTCATTGGGGTTCTTGCAGTTCAGGTTGCAAAAACAAGCATTGATCCACATGATTTTCCAGGAAAACTCAGTTCCGTCTGGGCACTCAAACCTCACTTCAATAGTCTTGGACTTGTAGGGTGTGCAGCACCTGTTGTCTGTGCAGACGCCACAATATTTGGGTCTATAAGGACTTTTGCTCACACAACCTGAGATGGTGTAGTTCATTGGTTCATTGGCCCTGTAGACAGCCAAGCACTTCTTTCCAGGCTAAAtcagagaagaacaaaaaaagagacaggtTAATATTAATTGCTGACAGAGGTAGGACACACAAACTCCCGatatttaaaggattttaaagctGTTAGGAAGCATTTTACAGCCCTGGTCTAGAGGGTGTGACAGGTTCACATGTTTAGACATACAAAGCCAGAAGCTGCCGGTAGGATACTTGCAAAATACAGTTCGCAGCCGTGACCGTAGTGCACCATCGCTTTTCCACTAACGGAGTCACAGGCCTGTCTGAATCAGCAATGAGCACAGCGGAGTTggcttccctttcctttcaaGGACCTTTTGGCTGGAATTAAAGCTCTCAGGGGAAGGTTTCCATACCAGCGTGTGGAAGCACAGGAAGCACACATTTTTGATctctctgcagcacagggagTCCACATGTACTCTCTAACAGCCTCCAAGACCAGAATTGCAGCCCTCGGAGACCTGAAAGCTGCCAAACAAAGGCTGACCCCATGTCCAGGCGAAGCTCAAGGGGCACGGGGAGAAACAGTCCCCACCTTAATATGCTCGGTTATATCCACCTCGCAGGGCCGCATGTTGCACAGGCGGCTTTCCTTCAGGAGCCGGCACTGGTCGTTGTCGTTGGAAATCCTGGTGGAGATGCCCAGCCCGCAGGTCTTTGAGCAGGGACTCCAGGATGAGGTGTGAACGATGCAGTTCTTCTGCCAGGCTTCATCCTCTCCCTCGTACGCTGCAGAGACCAGATTAACCCCACATTATTCAGCCAGTGCAGCTTTCCATATTAAAAAGCTCTTCCCAGCTCATTACACATTCAGGCCACTAACCCAAATAATTAAAGCACAGTGAAGTGGCTCGGCATTCCTGCAAACCTCCTCATCCCACCCCCTTTGCCGCTGACCTACTTGTGTCAGACCCTCCAGTGCTGCGAGCGCTCAGCGCCAGggctcttttctttatttcccttcGCAGCCTCGCACAAGGGGGTCCTTGTCTGGGACCCCCAGGTGCTGCCACAATCCAAACACTGAATTACAGAAGCCTGCGCCAGCCGGTGCAGAAAAGGGATGAGATCTGATCTCACCGTGAAGGTTTATTTCTGAGCCCATTCAATTGATTCCCTGTAGCAGAAAGTGGTTGACAGTCTTTGCAGGATGGCCGAGGGGCTTGGGAAGCAGCCACAGCCTTTCACTGGGAGGAAGAGCAGCTTGAATAGCTCTCGGGGAGCTCGGCAGCCACTTGGAGAAAGGGTGGGCTCTGTTTTGAAAGCAGCCGACAACCCCAGTTCAGGTTCCTTCACAGCCTTGGCCCAAAGTCCCTCCTGGTCTGCAACCCACAGTGCAGCCCACAGGCAAAACTCGGAGAGAAACTCTGCTGCATCGAGCTTGCTCACTATTATATTTGTTATTATATTCGTTATTATATTAAATGTAATAAATGCTAGTCTCGCCTCTATAAGACTTCTATTTATAAGAGAAAAAGTCAGGCAAGGAAAGCTGTGTTATGCCCATTTTGGGACACAGGCCATGAAGGCATAAGGCCAGTTTCAGTAGTAGATGTTTTGAATTTGGACCTACCTCACAGTTCAAAGTGAGAAGTGAGGGATAAACTCTGTGGTTTTTAACCCACAAAATAAGGACTAAGGCTTTGTTTTGTGTAACAAAAATACAGACCAAaggttggggaaaaaaccccttaCCATCAAGGAACCAAAATCCTGGTTTACAACAAGCAACCTATGTCTCCGTGAGCTCTGCTTTTGTGAGATAGTCTCTAAAATAGGGCTAATGTGGCTAATGTCACTACACTGCATCACAGGGCGTTATGAGGATAAATTTAAGACAAGGTAAGCCCATCTCAGGCATTTGGGACCATGTTTGAATCAAATGGTACCACCTCTGTGCAGTGGGCTATATGACCCCCGCTATAAATGTGAGTGTGAGGAAAGAAGAAACCTTATGTGATACATAAAATAGGTAGCTCAATAATGTCATCAGTCCAGAATTGCTAAAAAGCTATACTAACACAAAGACAATTTAGCCCAATTGGCAGTGAAACTTCCACCACAATAACTGTTTTTAAGGTGTTATGTAAGTTTGGGACTACTAAGATACAGGGGCTTTAAAATCATATTGCTAAAACAATATCACCCACCAGAAAGCCTGGGTCCCAAATAAAACTGAGCCCATTCTATTTTCCAGAGGgcccagactgaaaaaaaaaaataaatggtgaAGCAAAAAGGACTTGTGACATCTTCAAAGTGCCAGCAGATGTGTGCTTCAAAGGGGGCTTTGTCACACAAGCATCTTTGATGAGTATCATATTGCTGCTAAGGAGTTCAAGCACACCACTGGTGTTTGCATGTCCTGCCCTTCACTACATGCTGTATAGGAGTCTCTGTGCCTTGTTCACACAAAGACTAGATGCCTGCCAGGTCTGCCAGTACAAGCTGATGCTTTGGTTGAAGAGACTCTGACTTCAATTCCCCGATGATGAAGGAGAGGTCCACCTCACTCCCACCATACCTGCAGAGGAGATGTGGCGTGGAGATGTCTTCCTGATTTTCTTGGTGTCATCACAAATCCACTGCTCGCAGCACTTCCCTGCCATCTTAATCAGCTTTGGGTTTGGGCACCAGACAAGGGGAGGGCGTGAGTTTGTGCACATGGGAATACAGCCCACAGCCCCATTAATGCACGTGCAGTTGTATTTGCAGTTGGGCTGAAATGTGTCCCCATTGTTATACCTGACTCCATTGAGGACACATCCTACACCGACAAtctctgaaaggaaagaaaaagagagaaagacacacAGAGCACCATTAAAATACTGCTGGCAACAAACAGCGTTGATGTGCTTCTTTACCAAGCTGCTCCCTGAGCTAATGGAGCCAACGAGGAGACACGGCTGTGCTGCAGGGCAATGTATTCAACGTGATGCTGAGCCAAATGTGGTCACACCATCTAGGAAACTGTTTTCATTCTGAATCACAGCAAAAAATGAATCTTTTAATGCTTCAtggaaaaaagaagttagaaaataaaacaaattttatccACAAATGCTCACTTAAAAAATCATTTCATGGCATGCTGGTAAAATACTCACAGTAGGAGCaatcaaagtaattaaaacagaTACTGAGTGAAATTTGAGGTTTTCAGGGACATGTGAGACGACTACACAGAGTTGCAAATATGACACAGCTCTTCGCGACACCTGTACCTGTCtgaagcagaaggaggaggacagCCAAGGTAGCAAAGGAGCACCTAAAATGGCTGGATTCCTATATTTAGGCAACTACATCCCACTCAGTTTATCACAGAACAGTTTTCTTGGAAAATGAAGTAACACATTATAAAGCCATGAAAATTAGTATTTgatgtatgtttttaaataaaaatcacaaaaaatcaagcttttttaTTGCCCATGAACAGGAATCACATTGAATCAGGAAATAAGACACAAGTTGTATAAAGTAGCAACTCTTTTTTTCAAAGATATGGACAGTTATTTGGAACCAGGGGCAGAAATCTTCTAAGGGAAAATTCAAACTTCAGTTTCTTGTTTGGTCACACGGAGGCAGTGCGCACACaccgatcaggttgctcaagttTTAAGTTTGGTGGGAAACGGAGCTGCAATGTGGCTTACTTCAGGGCCAACACAAATTGAAATACTGGATTAAAATTCTGCAACGGCTTCCTATTTTTAGAATGGGCTGAATGAAAACATCAAACGCAAATCCCttgcttctgcagaaaaatgAGACTTGTTGGAATTTGAAGCACAGATCCAGATCTCCAGTTTGTGCTCAGCTCCAATTTTGATAATGCTTCAGCCTTTGTGTTGAAGAGACATCACTCAGTGCTGGAGCCGGAGCTGAGGACTCAGTTAAGCTTCTAGGTGTGCACACGGATTGTGACAGTTTAAGAAAATGCTGCATTTCCTGGTGTTTTGCTACCAGCATGTCCCTCCTGGACTGTGTTAACTCAGCCTCCTGCAGGTCTCATACATCAAGAGGTTCATCATGAGAACATCCCCAAACATAGACAAAGGGGCTGTTGAATGCCTTCATGCAGAATTACGCTTAACCTGCAGCTAAGTCAGGCGATTTGGGAGCACTTTGCAGTTCCTGGCCCCATGTGCACAACGCCTGCCTCCCCACCTGGGCATGTGCTCAGCACCCTTCAGTGTGGCGAAAAGCCAACATCAAAAAGAGACCTGTAGTGACTCCCAGCAAGCTCCTATCTGATGTCCGGATGACCAGATCCTGGGACACACCTCAGCACGCCGGTCCAGATACAGCCTGAATTTCCCATGGTTTCACCCCATTCCCTTTCCCAACACCAGTTCCTAGCTCTTTCAGGATCTTTACTTTCCACAAATTATATTGTTTTTGTAGTCCTGCATGCACTGGATTCTCTAGACCCAGCTTTTGGCATCCAGCTGCAAAGCAAATTCCTCACAGCCGTTAGTCCCCAACACGCAGCACAGGAGTCCCGCTCTTGCCTTCAGTCACCCTGCGGCCAGGGCAATAGCTGGGGTGCTCAGAGTGGAGTGACGCAGCCTATACGGGACCCAGCGCACGAGAAAGAACATGGCAGCAGCTCCTGTCGTGTGCATCTACCTGGATGTTGAAAGCAAGGGGAAGACCACAGTTTTCTAACGCAGCCAGAGACAAACTGCTTCACTTCCTAACCATGGAAAGACCTACTTCGCACGTCCCTCAGCTGTGCACGCCACAATGCCACTCACCATAGAGCCATAAATGTCACATGATAGGGAATATGTTGTCATGGCAGTAGGCATGCAAAAGTGTATTGGATTGGGAATCCTTCCAGACCTCACTGGGGAAGCTGGAGCTCAACCTTCCTACATCACGCCTGTGATGTATGGGAGGAttacaaaaacccaaaaaattcaactaagaaagcaagcatttaaataaatatacgTGAAGGAACGTGAAGGTCTTTAAACAGGCCAGCTGTAACAATGTCATtcttgacagatgtttgtctaacctgttcttacaGACCTCCCATGAATGCTCCACACACACTCCAGACAATACATTTGAATGATCTCATATCCTCTTTTATTAACCTTGGATCTTTTCTAATCTTGAAAGTCACTGCTTAAGCTTACGGCTTCTTGCACATACATTCTCTTGCTGTTATTTTGTCCATATCCTACAAAAATCTGGTTAGACTTTCTGCATGCTTAGTTCTTGTGGCTGAGCTAATGCAAAGCCAAGTTCATTTCTTACTACACTTTCCATCCTTCTTCTGCTGAGGAACGGCAAACCCTAGTATCATTTCTGTGAGAAACTGCCAGCTACCCTGAACCTCCGTACTCCTCAGACTTGCCCACTGTTTTCAGTGTGGATCAGTTATTCTATCTATTCATCTCACTATCAGCtttccttcaggttttcttcCGCCTTTACATTTTCTATTAGTACCTCATTCAGGGTTATATTCCAGCGTAAAAGACGGTCCCTCTAAATGGCTTTTTCCTGTTTATGAATCTAAAGCCATAACCAATATGCTCTAATAACTTGCTTAAACAGTTAGCATCCTTTCTGATCAGCTATCTGTGTGGTTGTACTCATGATCCTTTCCCTTTTAATCATTCCCAGAGTAATGATTTTCAATCATTTATGACGTTTATGAGCAGATCAGATTCCCCCCATGTTCTGGATCTCAGAACAAGTGAATATATACTTGACACACAAAAAagtacttcatttctttttcctcttcttgaatAAAAACATTCCAGTCACATGAATTATCCCACCAAGAGTTTGTTACGACAGGCAGGAAGAAATCCTTCTTCTTTGTGATAGCTGACATGACTGAAACCATTGTAAGATTAAGGCTCAGACCTCAATATGTCACCAAGAAACTTTGCTAGGAGATGATTCATCCCTAACCCTCTTGATAGGATACCACATGCTATCCTTCCTGGGGATCAACTGTAGGGAATAAGCCAAAAGCGTCTCCTTAATGTCATGGTTTTCATGTAGATGCCCATATTGCTTGTCTTTCAAGCCGTTGCATACCTATCCTTCCTTCATCCCCAACCCACTGCAGCACCTCCCCCTGTTACGGGGAATACAGAATCATCTACTTGCAAATCTGAAGACCTTCAAATGTTGGTTGCTCCTTGCTCTTGGCTGCAGCCAACTCAAAGAGCAAGAATTCAGATGACATTTCTCATCCGGCCAACTGCCCTGAGAATGAAGACAGCTATAAGGAAATGGAAGATGATCAATGTAGGAGTTGATGAGCGTACAGTCAGGTATCTAATGAGATAAATCTCAGCCATTGCTCAGACCACGGGGAGCTGCCAATGTATATCTAAGTCAAAAATATATGTACATCACTTACGTGCACATACTCCTATTTCGTACCTAGGTCTGTCTCCGCTGTAGTCACAGTACAAGCCCCTGTGGAAGTCACAGGTGTCGGCCTCAGTGCAAGTTTCTCCACGCTGCTTGGCACAGGTCTTGCAGCAGTCGCAGCCGTCTGTGACCAGGCTGACGCCTACCGAGCACCGGGGCGGGGACTTCGGACACTCGCACGGCCACTTACAGTACTGAGTCCGCGTGTAGGCCTCTGTCGTGGCAGGGACGGTGGGGGTCATGGTGGTGGAAGTCTGGGCAATGGCCTATAAACAAAGAAACACAGCTTGGAGAGCGTTCCAGAGAAAAGTGGGCTGCGAACCCTGTGGTGATTAGTCCTCAATAAAAAACCTCTCGGGTCTAAAGAGACTGCAAGGAAACCAAAGAATTAATGTCAGAGAGCCATGGAAAGGGAGCAGTCCCTGCTCTCTTGTAAACCCTTTCAGATACCAGCTGAGGGCAAATGCTCTTCAGCTTGGACTAGCACCCGTACTGCATAGCCCCAGTCTGCTGGTACTCAGCCTTTCCAGACCTCTACTCTCTAAACAGAGGTCTCTCTCCATATAGGAACACAGGCACACATGTCAAGACCCCTCTGACTGATACATGAGAAGAAGGTGTGACATGTCTCCAGCCTGTGTCACCCTGTGGTGCTTGGTGCTGTCAGAGGATTGTGCCACCCCATAGCGGTTGTGTCTGTTCATTGAGACATGGCTCCAGGGTCTCTTGGTTACTCAAAGGCTTcctcaggcagcagcagctgcccttcAGGTCACCAAGCAAGATAAAGGCCATCATGTTGCAGTATGAAAGCATGTGGCCCTGTTGGGCCTCGTCTTCCTCAGGTTTATCTACATTTGTGTGGGTCTAGCAACCAAAACATGGGATCCCATAAATCCATGAGGAAACTGGGAGCAGGCCTGTGAGCCCACCACCCTCACAGACACCCAGTCATGGACCTCTGTGTTGTGAGGATGAGCCGAAACCCACTGGCCTAGCACTCCATCACGGACCTCCTGAGGATGTGTTGGCCATTTCATCTCTTCTTGCAATACCACTAATAACACAACAACTGCTGCCTTACAATATCCCAGCCCTTTGACTTGAATAGAGATGAGGttagagacaggaaaacataacCTCTGAAACCAAAACCTGCCTAACTGTCTGTGCATGTCTTGATGCACAAGCGCAcccacttctgtttaaaaaatgttttgcttgtcTCCACCCCTATAGCACAACACACATGCAGTTCAGCTCCCTGACAGAGTCCCGGTCCTAAGCAATGAAGCTACACTATGGctatatcatttaaaaaaatttttaaaataaaaataatttttaaaaaattaaaaataaataagtcatGCATTTCCTCTAAGCACTCTGACAAACACCGTTATCCATCCTTTGCAGTGTCCAGACTACCATATTCAGCAGAATTGCTCTCTGTGAATCCTAAAGTAGTCATGAGGCTCTTAGGTCTGTCTGTGATGGGCTCTTCCAGGTCTCACACTGTGGTTCCCATGATGTTGCCCTGGCCCACACAGTCAAACAATTGGGATGTTTCTGCAGTGATTTTCCACTTCCACCTTTTAGCACATGCTTTTGTCCTACATGGAGTCACTGTGGGACCTATAAGTCGGATGAGTGTAAATGAAGCTTCATAATGTTAGTGTTTGTCCCATTAGTCGTACACAAATATTTGCCAGCATGGTGAGCAAGGAAGGAAAACTTTTATGGGGAGGATACTGCCAAGTTTCTGTTTCCTGATCTCCATTTCCTTggcaaata
Coding sequences within it:
- the CCN4 gene encoding CCN family member 4; this translates as MRWLLPWILATSSILQAIAQTSTTMTPTVPATTEAYTRTQYCKWPCECPKSPPRCSVGVSLVTDGCDCCKTCAKQRGETCTEADTCDFHRGLYCDYSGDRPRYEIGVCAQIVGVGCVLNGVRYNNGDTFQPNCKYNCTCINGAVGCIPMCTNSRPPLVWCPNPKLIKMAGKCCEQWICDDTKKIRKTSPRHISSAAYEGEDEAWQKNCIVHTSSWSPCSKTCGLGISTRISNDNDQCRLLKESRLCNMRPCEVDITEHIKPGKKCLAVYRANEPMNYTISGCVSKSPYRPKYCGVCTDNRCCTPYKSKTIEVRFECPDGTEFSWKIMWINACFCNLNCKNPNDIFADLAYYHDYSEIAN